CTGCATGACAGCACGCAGATCGGTGCCAGCAAAGTGGATTCGGCCATGGCTCGTCTGTCCGCCATCAATCCGCAGATCGCCCTGGTGCCGCACCGCATGGCGCTGGACGAGGATTCCCTGGCCGCCGCCGTTGCCGCGGTGGACCTAGTGCTGGACTGCTCGGACAACTTCACCACCCGCGAGGCGGTCAACGCCGCCTGCGTGGCCGCCGGCAAGCCGCTGGTGTCCGGCGCGGCGATCCGCCTGGAGGGCCAGCTCGCCGTGTTCGACCCGCGCGACGCGGCCAGCCCCTGCTATCACTGCCTCTATGGCCATGGCAGCGAGGCCGAGCTGACCTGCAGCGAGGCCGGCGTGGTCGGGCCGCTGGTGGGCCTGGTCGGCAGCCTGCAGGCGCTGGAGGCGCTCAAGCTGCTGGCCGGCTTCGGCGAGCCGCTGGTCGGCCGCCTGCTGCTGATCGACGCCCTCGGTTCGCGCTTTCGCGAGCTGCGGGTCAAGCGCGATCCGGCCTGCAGTGTGTGCGGAGCGCGGCCATGAGCCAGGCACCGATCGGCGTGTTCGACTCCGGCGTCGGTGGCCTCTCGGTGCTGCGCGAGATCCGCGCGCGGCTGCCGCACGAGTCGCTGCTGTACGTGGCCGACAGCGGCCATGTGCCCTACGGCGAGAAGAGCGCGGAGTTCATCCGCGAACGCAGCCAGCACATCGCCGAGTTTCTCTTGGGGCAGGGCGCCAAGGCGCTGGTGCTGGCCTGCAACACCGCCACCGCGGCGGCGGTGGCCGAGCTGCGCGCGCGCTACCCCGAGCTGCCCATCGTCGGCATGGAGCCGGCGGTGAAGCCGGCGGCGGCGGCTACCCGCAGCGGCGTGGTCGGCGTGCTGGCCACCACCGGCACCTTGAAGAGCGCCAAGTTCGCCGCCCTGCTGGATCGCTTCGCCAGCGACGTGCGGGTGATCACCCAGCCCTGTCCGGGGCTGGTCGAGCAGATCGAGGCTGGCGAGCTGGACAGCCCGCGCACCCGCGCGCTGCTGCAGGGCTGGGTCGAGCCGCTGCTGGCCGAGGGCTGCGACACGCTGATCCTTGGCTGCACCCACTACCCCTTCATCAAGCCGCTGCTGCGCGAGCTGGTGCCGGATGCGGTCAGCCTGGTGGATACCGGCGCGGCGGTGGCGCGGCACCTGCAGCGCCTGCTGGAGCAGCGCCGCTTGCTGGCCGGGGAAGGCACGCGGGCCCGCGCGCGGTTCTGGTCCAGTGGCACGCCGCAGAGCCTGGCCGGCGTCCTGCCGCTGCTTTGGGGCGAAGCCTGCGCGGTGCAGCCGCTGCCCTGAATTTTGCCTTTGGTCGGCTTTCCCTGAGAACCCTGGGTTCTATACTCTCTGTACTGTCATAACGCCGTTACCTTCCAGTACAGGATGTAGAAGAATGCAGAAGATCCTTTCTCTGGCCGCCGCTGCGGCCCTGGCAATGGGGAGCCTGTCCGCCCAGGCCGTCGACTTCACCGCCGCCGTCGGCCAGACCGGCGACTCGACCATGGTCTATCGCCTCGGTGCGCAATGGGACTGGAACACCAGCTGGTGGCAGAGCGACACCGGGCGCCTGACCGGCTACTGGGACGCCGGCTACAGCTACTGGGACGGCGACGAGACGGCCAGTAACCACAGCCTGTCATTCAGCCCGGTGTTCGTCTACGAATTCGCCGGCGAGACGGTGCGCCCCTACATCGAGGCCGGTATCGGCGTGGCCTTCTTCGAGAGCACCGAACTGGAGGACAACGACCTCGGCTCCTCCTTCCAGTTCGAGGACCGCATCGGCGCCGGCCTGCGCTTCTCCGGCCAGGAAGTCGGCATCCGCGCCATCCACTACTCCAACCTCGGCATCAAGCAGCCCAACGACGGCGTCGAGGCCTATACCCTGCATTACCGCACCAGCTTCTAAGCGCGCTGTTCGCCAAAGCCGGGCCCGGGCCCGGCTTTTTCATGCCTGGCGCAGGCGTTTGCGGAAGGCGCCG
This DNA window, taken from Pseudomonas alcaligenes, encodes the following:
- a CDS encoding molybdopterin-synthase adenylyltransferase MoeB; translation: MELNDDELLRYSRQILLPQIDVTGQLRLKQSRVLIVGLGGLGSPVALYLAAAGVGELHLADFDSVDLTNLQRQVLHDSTQIGASKVDSAMARLSAINPQIALVPHRMALDEDSLAAAVAAVDLVLDCSDNFTTREAVNAACVAAGKPLVSGAAIRLEGQLAVFDPRDAASPCYHCLYGHGSEAELTCSEAGVVGPLVGLVGSLQALEALKLLAGFGEPLVGRLLLIDALGSRFRELRVKRDPACSVCGARP
- the murI gene encoding glutamate racemase; its protein translation is MSQAPIGVFDSGVGGLSVLREIRARLPHESLLYVADSGHVPYGEKSAEFIRERSQHIAEFLLGQGAKALVLACNTATAAAVAELRARYPELPIVGMEPAVKPAAAATRSGVVGVLATTGTLKSAKFAALLDRFASDVRVITQPCPGLVEQIEAGELDSPRTRALLQGWVEPLLAEGCDTLILGCTHYPFIKPLLRELVPDAVSLVDTGAAVARHLQRLLEQRRLLAGEGTRARARFWSSGTPQSLAGVLPLLWGEACAVQPLP
- a CDS encoding acyloxyacyl hydrolase → MQKILSLAAAAALAMGSLSAQAVDFTAAVGQTGDSTMVYRLGAQWDWNTSWWQSDTGRLTGYWDAGYSYWDGDETASNHSLSFSPVFVYEFAGETVRPYIEAGIGVAFFESTELEDNDLGSSFQFEDRIGAGLRFSGQEVGIRAIHYSNLGIKQPNDGVEAYTLHYRTSF